A window from Ramlibacter pinisoli encodes these proteins:
- a CDS encoding alpha/beta hydrolase family protein, translating to MSQDPRVVSAIAHWAPRFVSNGVLLADFQEVTAGIGRWEDWCAAWCRRAALHEGLGHEALEQGWRLSAGEHLSRAAVYYHFAKFVFVVDVEQMQAAHRKAVACKQLAAPLLRPPARRVEIPYQDGTLAGLLRLPPGATRAPLVIMVPGLDSAKEEMEAYELPYLARGMATLLVDGPGQGEAEYRWPIRGDYEVPVKAMVDWAERQPQVDPERIALWGVSLGGYYAPRAAAFEKRLKACIGLAGPYDFAANWEQLPELTRETFRVRSHLATEAQAREHARTLTLDGGIAASIECPLFLVTGKLDRLIPWEDTQRLAREASGPVELLVVEDGNHIANNRPYRWRSRTADWMAQQLGLPQA from the coding sequence ATGAGCCAGGACCCGCGCGTCGTTTCCGCCATCGCCCACTGGGCGCCACGCTTCGTCTCCAACGGCGTGCTGCTGGCCGACTTCCAGGAGGTCACCGCCGGCATCGGGCGCTGGGAGGACTGGTGCGCCGCCTGGTGCCGGCGCGCCGCCCTGCACGAGGGCCTGGGCCATGAAGCGCTGGAGCAGGGCTGGCGGCTGTCGGCCGGCGAACACCTGTCGCGCGCGGCGGTGTACTACCACTTCGCCAAGTTCGTGTTCGTCGTCGACGTCGAGCAGATGCAGGCGGCGCACCGCAAGGCCGTCGCCTGCAAGCAGCTGGCCGCCCCGCTGCTGCGGCCGCCGGCGCGCCGGGTCGAGATCCCCTACCAGGACGGCACGCTGGCCGGCCTGCTGCGCCTGCCGCCCGGGGCCACCCGGGCGCCGCTGGTGATCATGGTGCCGGGGCTGGACTCGGCCAAGGAGGAGATGGAGGCCTACGAGCTGCCCTACCTGGCGCGCGGCATGGCCACGCTGCTGGTCGACGGGCCGGGGCAGGGCGAGGCCGAGTACCGCTGGCCGATCCGCGGCGACTACGAGGTGCCGGTGAAGGCGATGGTCGACTGGGCCGAGCGCCAGCCGCAGGTCGACCCGGAGCGCATCGCGCTGTGGGGCGTGAGCCTGGGCGGCTACTACGCGCCGCGCGCGGCGGCCTTCGAGAAGCGGCTGAAGGCCTGCATCGGGCTGGCCGGGCCGTACGACTTCGCGGCCAACTGGGAGCAGCTGCCCGAGCTCACCCGCGAGACCTTCCGCGTGCGCAGCCACCTGGCCACCGAGGCGCAGGCGCGCGAGCACGCCCGCACGCTCACGCTCGACGGCGGCATCGCGGCCAGCATCGAATGCCCGCTGTTCCTGGTCACCGGCAAGCTCGATCGCCTGATCCCCTGGGAGGACACGCAGCGCCTGGCGCGCGAGGCCTCCGGGCCGGTGGAACTGCTGGTCGTGGAGGACGGCAACCACATCGCCAACAACCGTCCCTACCGGTGGCGCAGCCGCACCGCCGACTGGATGGCCCAGCAACTGGGCCTGCCGCAGGCCTGA
- a CDS encoding aldo/keto reductase — MEQRILGSTGLRVSALALGHSMGAQDFGTNAQQAFHALVHRALDLGVTFLDTSDAYWDGLHESWLGAALRGRRGEAVIASKFGNLTLPDGRKAANGRPEYARRSCEASLRRLGTDHLDLYYLHRVDPAVPIEDTVGAMAGLVREGKVRHLGLCEASPQTLERAHAVHPIAVLQTEYSLWCRGPAEAVLSTCRRQGTGFVGYSPLGRGLLTGNVRHYSDLATTDRRRIHPRFQDAHLARNLRLVDELQAMAAEIGLTAAQLALAWAAGRGTDVVPLSGTQRITYLEQSAMAVAIRLPQVVMQRLERLFRPEAVAGERYPADMLPTLGI; from the coding sequence ATGGAGCAGCGGATCCTCGGTTCCACCGGCCTGCGGGTGTCCGCGCTGGCCCTGGGACACAGCATGGGGGCGCAGGATTTCGGCACCAACGCCCAGCAGGCGTTCCACGCATTGGTGCACCGCGCGCTCGACCTGGGGGTCACCTTCCTCGACACCTCCGACGCCTACTGGGACGGCCTGCACGAGAGCTGGCTCGGCGCCGCCCTGCGCGGTCGCCGCGGCGAGGCGGTGATCGCTTCCAAGTTCGGCAACCTCACGCTGCCCGACGGGCGCAAGGCCGCCAACGGCCGCCCCGAGTACGCCCGCCGCAGCTGCGAGGCCAGCCTGCGGCGCCTGGGCACCGACCATCTCGACCTGTACTACCTGCACCGGGTCGACCCGGCCGTGCCGATCGAGGACACGGTGGGTGCGATGGCCGGGCTGGTGCGCGAGGGCAAGGTGCGCCACCTGGGCCTGTGCGAAGCCTCGCCGCAGACGCTGGAGCGCGCCCACGCCGTCCACCCGATCGCGGTGCTGCAGACCGAGTACTCGCTCTGGTGCCGCGGGCCGGCGGAAGCGGTGCTGTCCACCTGCCGGCGCCAGGGCACCGGCTTCGTCGGCTACTCGCCGCTCGGGCGCGGCCTGCTCACGGGCAACGTCCGGCACTACTCCGACCTGGCAACGACCGACCGCCGCCGCATCCATCCGCGCTTCCAGGACGCGCACCTCGCGCGCAACCTGCGGCTGGTCGACGAACTGCAGGCCATGGCGGCCGAGATCGGCCTGACGGCGGCGCAGCTGGCGCTGGCCTGGGCGGCCGGGCGCGGCACCGACGTCGTGCCGCTCAGTGGCACCCAGCGCATCACCTACCTCGAGCAGAGCGCGATGGCGGTGGCCATCCGGCTGCCGCAGGTGGTCATGCAGCGGCTCGAGCGGCTGTTCCGGCCCGAGGCCGTCGCCGGCGAGCGCTACCCCGCCGACATGCTGCCCACGCTGGGCATCTGA